The DNA window aggctttgttcgtatttgtcctttctatgttcttccagccttagaacatcTGTCCTCTCATGTTGGTTATGTAAGTTGTTACATCTTGcagaatatacacatatattttTAAGTTCGTCGggttgatttatttatttcatcagTTTTGCAGACGTAGGGCAAGAATAAGTAAAAATAGATCAGTGTTTGTCACGATAATAATGAAAGAAAGGGGAATAACAATTTATTCATCGAAATAAACCCTAGTTGGCAGTTTGGAGCCTGCGTGGTGTCATAATGCATGGCATCTACACTGTATTGAGGCAGACGTATACAGAACGTCCGACGGACATCTCTACATGTGTTTCAGACATACACCCAGTAGAGGGGAAAACATCCACCTCCGCAACGTGATCTTGACAAGCATTTGATTCGTACGTCTTTTCAGCATATAGTGGACATATCCGGACATCTTATGGACACACTAAATGTCCTAATCAAATCATCCCTTGTACGTCTAAAGGACATCTGTGCTCTACTGGGCCCTGAACTCTGTCCAGGACGTATAATAACCCTCTGCCCctcactccttcttgctgtcctttCTCTATCTGCGTTGAAGTTGAAGACACCCAACAGAAAAGAACCTGCAGCACTTGTACAGCTCCTGTCCCAAGTGTGTCGTGCTCACTTACTAGGCCACAGGTCCGTGATCTGCTGGTCCTCCGGCTGGTGTGTGTTTGTGCTGTGGCTGAACTCTGTAGGAGAGAGGTCGCATTTCCTCATGCCCATGAAGGTCCACTTACAGCAACCCTGGAGGTTTGTGCTCTACCTCAAGTTTATAGCACAGAGACACTCGTCTGTGTGTGTCCACTTGTACTGCCCCAGGTCTGGACTGTGGCTAAATTCTGTCACAGAGGTAGCACTAGCAGGGCACCTCACTCTGTGTCTGCTTGTGAGACCGCAATTTCGTGCTCTcgatgaactctgcaggacagagatcgcacttatagggcttctcacctgtgtgtctTCGCTTGTGGAACGACAGGTGAGACCCCTGggtgaactctgcagtacagagatcacacttattGGGCTTCTTGCCCatgtgttttcgcttgtgataTAGTCTCGTGCCctagctgaactctgcaggacagagatcacacttacTCTCTactcacacgagtcagttttctgccggctgacgctcGGGCGTCAGGGAACGTCACcgctctctggtgccacgtgaccggcgctCTTCGCCACGTCACCATTTTCTGATCTCCGGAGCGGCAATCGGAGTCAGCCAgatatcttgtcctcccggcacagattctgacgaccgactgtgtctgctgccggcagaaggagaaggtgacgcaacggatacttatcgtgcttgctttttatttcatcaggATTGTTCTGCGTGTGTCCCATACAACGGCATTCACTGTACTATGGCAAATTCTGAATTGAAACGCCAACGATGCTTGGCTTTACCGCAAAAGTGGTGCAATGACACACTGGCGCAGCAGCTTCGGAACAATTATGCAATATATAGATAGATACCTACAATGTAGTGTTGCATAGTAAGCTTTTTCTCTACGTGAGACGAAACAGGCACGGAATACAAGCATGAATTTTATAAACCCGTATATTTCTTTCGCTGGACAGGCGttgactacacataatcgttCGCATGCACGTCTCCAATACATgtataaaaacataataattggaagctactcgtcctaccgaaaggaaaagaaaagttgatctgatttaatttaattaattattgacTACCTGTAGTTCGACACCACAGCTTCATCGCCAATCCATCACTTGTCGGCACGCTGTCGCGCCTATATTGATGCGCCTATTCTCAAAATACTCCAACAGGCGTTTGGGTCGTCCACATGGAGATTTGGGTTAATGCTGTTTTACATTCCGTAGCGCTTCTTCGGAATCTATTCTTTGTCCCCTATCCTGTCCCATCCGGTCCATCCTACGCTAGACACAGACGATATGCAATCGCGAATACAGAAGGGATCGGAAAACTGACAGCCGCCGGGAAAAGGactcgtgtgaatgctagagaatgagcgggcgtcttcagacgcctagtgacctcgtttatctcggatatcctctcactccttcccgacttgcagccggcagaaaactgactcgtgtggaTACAGGGTTACagggcttctcgcctgtgtgtttTCGCATGTGATATGACAGCCTCTTCATGTGTGAACTCCAATgggcagacattgcacttgtatggcttctttcccgtgtgtgttcgcCTGTGAGACCGCAGGCCCGCCCTctcgctgaactctgcaggacagagatcacacttatgGGGCTTGCCTCCCATGTGCGTCCCCTTGTGGCGCAACAGCATCTCGCtgcggctgaactccgcagggcagacgtcacacttgtatggcttctctcccatGTGTGTTCTCCTGTGACGCTGCAAGTCGTGCCTCCtgttgaactctgcaggacagatatCGCACTTATGGGGCTTATCGCccatgtgtgtccgcttgtggaCATACAGGCTAGAGCTATGACTGAAccctgcaggacagaggtcacaCTTATAGGCCTTCTCGCCTGTATGTTTCTGCTTGTGATACTTCAGCATCGCGCTTTGCCTGAACTGTGCAGGACAGAAGGTGCACTGGTATAGCCCCTCACTCATGTGTGCTTTCTTGTGATTGCGCAGCTTGTACCTCTTGTTGAACTCAAAACCACAGAGATCACACCTGAAGCTCTTCTTGCCCACGAGCGTGCGCTTGCGACGCTGCAGGCACATACTGTGGCTGGACTCTGCAGGGCTGAGATTGCACTCGTGTGCGCTCAATGCGCATGCAGGTGCACTTACGTTCGACTTCTGCGAGCCTGGTCCCGTGCAATGTCTTGCGTGCACTCGCAGAGTTGATGCATGACGGAATGTCACTGAACACTTGTCGCAGGTAAGTGTCTTTGTTTTGTGAGTTTTGGCATGAACCTCCAAGTGGCCAGTGTCGATGCATGCGGCTAAACAAATGTTGGACTTATAAAGCCTGTCTTCCTCATGTCCGAACGTCGATGACTTGCTTGCCACTTGAGTCTCGCTCTGGTCTGAAGATTGCTCTGTGGGTCGACCGTCAGTGATGACTAGTGCATAGTTTGTGCACTGTGGTTCAACTGTTGTTGTGCCGATCtcgaacttttttttatttttttttataattgggtgtttacgtcgcgagacaactgagatcatgagcgacgccacagcggtcggtctgtggattgcttttgcccacctgagggttctttaacgtgcaatgaaagctcattacacggcaccccgatttaacgtccctcgcggaagacggcgtgtctaagcaacttgtaccctgccaccaagttgctggcgtcctggccgggttcgaacccgcgatctcgggatcagaaggcgaacacgctaccgactgagccaccgaggccggtcgaTCTCGAACTGTGCACTTGAAGAGGAGAGACCTGAAGATGCGTGATCGCAGGTGCCTCTGAGCTCGTCCTTGACGTGAAGCCAACCGCTGCTTTCTTTTGCTCCTGAAATTGCAGAATGTGGACATTGAGAGCACAGACAGTTTTTGTAGTTGACTGACGTAAGCATAATGTTTGCTCACGGAACTAAGGCACAATACACTCCAAAAAATGTAGGGTTATATTAGAGGCCACATTATTTACGAGAGAGCGAAACCAAACAGTCATCTACCATTCATCCCACCCTCTCCCAGCAAAGAACGGCAGTATCGTCAAAAATTTGTTTTTCTTGCATTGTGCAGGGCCCAGTTTTTACACTCCGTCAGCGGAGCCCCAACGACTCGGGTCTATCACTCGACACTGAGTGGGCAGTCTCTACCGCACGCTGGCGGATGTTCAGCCGTCTACGAGAGCCAGCAGGGTTGGTATGAAACGGCGTTTCGCTTCCGCTATTTGCAGGTTTC is part of the Ornithodoros turicata isolate Travis unplaced genomic scaffold, ASM3712646v1 ctg00001066.1, whole genome shotgun sequence genome and encodes:
- the LOC135376240 gene encoding zinc finger protein 62-like; translated protein: MISVVSRRKHPIIKKNKKKFEIGTTTVEPQCTNYALVITDGRPTEQSSDQSETQVASKSSTFGHEEDRLYKSNICLAACIDTGHLEVHAKTHKTKTLTCDKCSVTFRHASTLRVHARHCTGPGSQKSNVSAPACALSAHECNLSPAESSHSMCLQRRKRTLVGKKSFRCDLCGFEFNKRYKLRNHKKAHMSEGLYQCTFCPAQFRQSAMLKYHKQKHTGEKAYKCDLCPAGFSHSSSLYVHKRTHMGDKPHKCDICPAEFNRRHDLQRHRRTHMGEKPYKCDVCPAEFSRSEMLLRHKGTHMGGKPHKCDLCPAEFSERAGLRSHRRTHTGKKPYKCNVCPLEFTHEEAVISHAKTHRREAL